In Bacillus sp. SB49, a single window of DNA contains:
- a CDS encoding GapA-binding peptide SR1P, with protein sequence MGTIICQDCQKVIEHYDNEKVATLYSTCPTCNKPKEQ encoded by the coding sequence ATGGGTACAATCATTTGTCAAGACTGTCAGAAGGTAATCGAGCATTACGATAATGAGAAGGTGGCTACTCTTTACAGCACATGTCCAACATGCAATAAACCGAAAGAACAATAG
- a CDS encoding FUSC family protein yields the protein MLQAIKRFKLLGSRTLKTGISVFLTALICGFFNLPIIFAVITAIVTIEHTAADSIKKAAVRFPASAIGALLATAFYGLFGKGALTFALVAMATIAVCHKLKLDAGILVATITATAMIPDFQDHYFVSFFTRLGTTSIGIIVSTFVNFFLLPPNYSPMIYKNINGLYNQAGLLLKRIIYDITAESKEKTRNNQRSYRQLTAHLEKTLQLSSYQREEWKYHRHTNEEMVAFQLSQRKLAAFQQIVYHLGNLQYVQTKGSDFSESEKELLHSLTDHYVRVLLDPTHSIQEEQFQNVAHLDRLFWKWKEDHVIKKTTYRHHLPPQTILLYEMLCFHDVLEELQDLSAKQMALVEKCYLRD from the coding sequence ATGCTTCAAGCAATCAAGCGATTCAAACTTCTCGGAAGCCGTACATTGAAGACGGGTATATCTGTCTTTCTGACTGCATTGATTTGCGGTTTTTTTAATTTACCCATTATTTTTGCTGTCATAACCGCAATTGTCACGATCGAGCATACGGCAGCCGACTCGATCAAGAAGGCGGCAGTGCGTTTCCCCGCCTCTGCAATCGGAGCTCTGCTTGCTACGGCTTTCTACGGACTTTTCGGAAAAGGTGCCCTTACGTTTGCGCTGGTTGCGATGGCGACTATTGCTGTCTGTCACAAACTGAAGCTCGATGCCGGCATTCTTGTCGCCACCATTACGGCGACAGCCATGATTCCGGACTTTCAGGACCATTATTTTGTTTCATTCTTCACAAGATTGGGTACTACATCCATTGGGATCATTGTTTCGACATTTGTGAACTTTTTTCTGCTGCCGCCCAATTATTCCCCAATGATTTACAAAAACATCAATGGCCTTTATAACCAAGCCGGCCTTCTCCTGAAACGAATAATTTATGATATTACGGCAGAATCTAAAGAGAAAACACGGAATAACCAGCGGTCTTACCGGCAGCTGACCGCTCATCTGGAGAAAACTCTGCAGCTGTCAAGTTATCAGCGGGAAGAATGGAAGTATCACCGTCACACGAATGAAGAAATGGTCGCTTTTCAACTTTCCCAAAGGAAGCTCGCAGCCTTCCAGCAAATCGTCTATCATCTGGGGAATCTGCAGTATGTTCAGACGAAGGGATCCGATTTCTCGGAATCTGAGAAGGAACTTCTGCATTCTTTGACGGATCATTATGTCCGGGTATTACTGGACCCGACCCATTCCATCCAGGAAGAGCAGTTTCAAAACGTCGCCCATTTGGACCGCTTATTCTGGAAATGGAAAGAAGACCACGTCATCAAGAAAACCACATACCGACACCACCTCCCACCACAGACAATCCTGCTTTATGAAATGCTGTGCTTCCATGATGTTTTGGAAGAACTGCAGGACTTATCTGCAAAACAGATGGCCTTGGTGGAGAAGTGCTACTTAAGAGATTGA
- a CDS encoding NAD(P)H-dependent flavin oxidoreductase, translating to MDVRWSTRVTELLGITYPIIQGGLAHLAYSELASAVSEAGGLGQLTAMSMESPEVLKEEIGRMREKTARPFGVNFAIGQHGRPYEAMVQAAIDEGVPVVSVTGGNPKPVLEMVQKHGVKTLVLVASRRQAVKAEQLGADAVMVVGQEGGGHLGRDDVGTMVLTPQVVDSVKIPVIASGGIGDGRGLMAALSLGAEGIEMGTRFIATKECTLAHTSYQQALVEADETSTTIVKRSLQAPARALKNEWTARILELEAEGAGYDGLKTFIGNEANRAFIHEGKESAGFGWAGQVAGRISDVPTVEELFDRMLKEAADIRTRFRP from the coding sequence ATGGATGTGAGATGGTCGACACGTGTTACCGAACTGCTTGGCATTACATATCCGATTATTCAGGGGGGGCTTGCACACCTGGCTTATTCAGAACTTGCATCAGCAGTTTCCGAGGCAGGCGGTCTTGGACAATTGACAGCGATGAGCATGGAAAGTCCGGAGGTATTGAAAGAGGAGATCGGGCGTATGAGGGAGAAGACGGCACGGCCGTTCGGTGTCAACTTCGCTATCGGTCAGCACGGCAGGCCGTACGAAGCGATGGTGCAGGCGGCAATCGATGAAGGCGTCCCAGTCGTATCGGTCACAGGGGGTAATCCTAAGCCTGTCCTTGAAATGGTTCAAAAACATGGGGTGAAGACCCTTGTGCTTGTGGCGTCCCGCAGGCAGGCGGTCAAAGCAGAACAGCTGGGCGCCGACGCGGTGATGGTGGTGGGTCAGGAAGGGGGAGGGCATCTTGGGCGTGATGACGTCGGAACGATGGTCCTGACCCCGCAGGTGGTGGACTCTGTCAAGATCCCGGTTATTGCATCAGGCGGGATCGGCGACGGACGTGGATTAATGGCCGCTCTTTCCCTTGGTGCAGAAGGCATAGAAATGGGGACGCGCTTCATCGCAACAAAAGAATGCACCCTCGCCCATACTTCTTATCAGCAGGCGCTTGTGGAGGCTGACGAAACGTCAACGACCATTGTTAAACGGAGTCTTCAAGCACCTGCAAGGGCATTGAAAAATGAGTGGACAGCACGTATTCTGGAATTGGAGGCAGAAGGAGCGGGGTATGACGGTTTGAAGACGTTCATCGGGAACGAAGCGAACCGCGCTTTTATTCATGAAGGAAAAGAAAGTGCAGGATTCGGCTGGGCGGGTCAGGTGGCCGGCCGGATCAGCGATGTACCGACAGTCGAAGAACTTTTTGACCGCATGCTTAAGGAAGCGGCTGATATCCGTACCCGCTTCCGTCCGTAA
- a CDS encoding polysaccharide deacetylase family protein, producing MKKWSLFLFILLIMLAACSETNGQEGQEKDQKAEENVQTSDDSGQTSEDEADKEDSETKEEAEEATADTAPQYELTGNWSFQPIGDANPKVALLTFDDSPDKHAVEMARLLKEKGAPAIFLVNGHFIDSEEGKQKLKEIYEMGFAIGNHTATHANLKDLTEEQQREEIVSVSDTVEEITGERPKFFRAPFGSNTDFSKRLAEEEGMLVMNWTYGYDWEKQYQNPEALADIMVHSEYLNDGANLLMHDREWTYQALGDIVDGLREEGYELLDPALIQTP from the coding sequence ATGAAGAAGTGGTCCCTATTCCTCTTCATCCTGCTGATCATGCTTGCTGCATGTTCCGAAACGAATGGACAGGAAGGACAGGAGAAAGACCAGAAAGCAGAAGAAAATGTACAGACGTCTGATGATTCCGGGCAGACATCCGAAGATGAAGCCGACAAGGAGGATTCAGAAACCAAAGAGGAAGCGGAAGAAGCGACGGCCGATACAGCGCCTCAGTACGAACTTACGGGAAACTGGTCGTTTCAGCCGATCGGGGATGCCAATCCGAAAGTTGCTCTGCTGACCTTTGACGACTCTCCCGATAAACATGCGGTTGAAATGGCCCGGCTGCTGAAAGAGAAAGGCGCACCGGCCATTTTTCTTGTGAATGGACACTTCATCGATTCGGAAGAAGGGAAGCAGAAATTAAAGGAAATTTATGAAATGGGCTTTGCCATTGGGAACCATACGGCAACACATGCCAACTTGAAGGACCTGACAGAAGAACAGCAGAGGGAAGAAATTGTGAGCGTCAGTGATACCGTGGAAGAAATAACAGGCGAACGGCCGAAGTTCTTCCGTGCACCTTTCGGCTCCAACACTGATTTCTCCAAGCGTCTGGCGGAAGAAGAAGGAATGCTTGTTATGAATTGGACCTACGGCTACGATTGGGAGAAGCAGTATCAGAATCCGGAAGCTCTTGCTGACATCATGGTCCATTCCGAATATTTGAATGACGGGGCCAACCTGCTTATGCACGACAGGGAATGGACATATCAAGCGCTCGGTGATATCGTCGATGGTCTCCGGGAAGAGGGCTATGAGCTCCTCGATCCTGCACTAATTCAAACGCCTTAA
- a CDS encoding glycine betaine uptake BCCT transporter encodes MNQVTKVFYISVVIAFLFIIWGTIPESTLPTWNLANITSNVQGFLTEKFGWFYLLSATGFLIFAIYLIFSKYGNLKLGKPDEEPEYSYLTWFAMLFSAGMGIGLVFWGAAEPLSHLHTPAGVEQEPMSEDAAQSALKYSFFHWGLHPWAIYAVLALALAFFKFRKDAPGVISAALTPILGEKRVKGPIGTLVDVIAVFATIFGVATSLGLGALQISSGLAYTFDGLSDTFALQLTIIAIVTVLFMTSAMTGLNKGIKYLSNTNIVLAIVLMLFLLFAGPTNFIMDFFTTTLGRYVRDLPQMSFRMTPFSQDNTWVQDWTIFYWAWWISWAPFVGTFIARVSRGRTIREFVLGVLLVPTIFGALWFSVFGGSAIFLEFFQGVDIQSDVSELGTEVALFSMLQHIPLGSVMAIIGLLLISTFFITSADSATFVLGMQTTNGSLNPKNQVKFTWGIIQAGAAAVLLWQGGLSSLQTAAIIAAFPFTFIMILICFSLFKAFQEEGKKVNLRKK; translated from the coding sequence ATGAATCAAGTAACTAAAGTATTTTACATTTCCGTCGTCATTGCGTTCTTATTCATCATCTGGGGAACGATTCCAGAATCAACGCTGCCGACATGGAACCTTGCTAACATTACATCAAATGTCCAAGGATTTCTTACAGAAAAATTCGGATGGTTTTACCTGCTGTCCGCTACAGGATTTTTGATTTTCGCCATTTATTTAATCTTCTCTAAATATGGTAATTTGAAATTGGGTAAACCGGATGAAGAACCGGAATATTCTTATCTCACATGGTTCGCTATGCTTTTCAGTGCCGGTATGGGTATCGGCCTCGTATTTTGGGGTGCAGCGGAACCACTTTCCCACCTGCATACACCAGCAGGCGTAGAACAGGAGCCGATGAGTGAGGATGCCGCGCAGTCCGCGCTGAAATATTCCTTCTTCCACTGGGGACTCCACCCTTGGGCCATCTATGCCGTCCTTGCACTGGCACTGGCATTCTTCAAATTCCGTAAAGACGCTCCCGGCGTCATCAGCGCTGCCCTGACACCGATCCTTGGTGAGAAACGCGTCAAAGGCCCGATCGGAACATTGGTCGATGTCATCGCTGTATTCGCAACGATCTTCGGTGTTGCAACATCACTCGGTCTTGGAGCACTGCAGATTTCCAGTGGTCTCGCGTACACATTTGACGGCTTAAGCGATACGTTCGCTCTTCAGTTGACAATCATCGCTATTGTTACCGTCTTGTTCATGACATCTGCCATGACAGGTTTGAACAAAGGGATCAAGTACTTGAGTAACACGAACATCGTGCTTGCAATTGTACTTATGCTCTTCCTGCTGTTCGCCGGTCCGACGAACTTCATCATGGACTTCTTCACAACGACACTCGGAAGATATGTCCGTGACCTTCCGCAGATGAGCTTCCGCATGACGCCGTTCTCCCAAGATAATACGTGGGTACAGGACTGGACGATCTTCTACTGGGCTTGGTGGATCTCCTGGGCTCCATTTGTAGGTACATTCATTGCCCGTGTATCCAGAGGACGTACCATCCGCGAATTCGTTCTCGGTGTCCTGCTCGTCCCTACGATCTTCGGAGCTCTTTGGTTCTCCGTATTTGGTGGATCTGCGATCTTCCTTGAGTTCTTCCAAGGAGTAGACATTCAATCCGATGTAAGCGAACTTGGTACAGAAGTCGCGCTGTTCTCTATGCTGCAGCATATTCCGCTTGGTTCCGTCATGGCAATTATCGGACTGCTGTTGATCAGCACGTTCTTCATCACGTCTGCCGACTCTGCGACCTTCGTTCTCGGTATGCAGACGACCAACGGAAGCCTGAACCCTAAGAACCAGGTGAAGTTCACTTGGGGTATCATTCAGGCCGGTGCAGCCGCTGTACTTCTTTGGCAGGGTGGATTGAGTTCCCTGCAGACAGCAGCAATAATCGCCGCCTTCCCGTTTACATTCATCATGATTTTGATTTGCTTCTCCCTCTTCAAAGCATTCCAGGAAGAAGGCAAAAAGGTCAATTTGCGTAAGAAATAA
- a CDS encoding aminotransferase class I/II-fold pyridoxal phosphate-dependent enzyme produces the protein MNQHETPLFTGLKKHRDKKPTPFHIPGHKNGKGMDEEFRAFIGENALSIDMINIEPLDDLHHPQGMIKEAQDLAAEAFGADYTFFSVQGTSGAIMTMIMSVCQPGDKIIVPRNVHKSITTAVILSGARPIFVHPELDERFGISHGVTPEAVQKAIEAHPDAKGVLVINPTYFGVTADLKQIVEIAHGYDIPVLVDEAHGVHIHFHERLPLSAMQAGADLAATSVHKLGGSLTQSSVLNLREGLVSHERVQTILSMLHTTSTSYILLASLDTARRHLAVNGRKLMEETLRLADETRTRLNDIPSIYCPGEEILTSHATVDYDPTKLIISVKKLGMSGYDVEVWLREHYAIEVELSDLYNILCIITPGDREEDVDKLIDALCQLAEERSSAVEVANAKVKVPDIPVLAISPREAFYSTTETMPLKEAVGRISAEFVMVYPPGIPIFIPGEIITKENVDYIHENMEAGLPVQGPEDDTLETIHVIREQKAFQ, from the coding sequence ATGAACCAACACGAGACGCCCCTGTTCACAGGGCTCAAGAAACATAGAGATAAAAAACCGACACCGTTCCACATTCCCGGTCATAAGAACGGAAAAGGAATGGACGAAGAATTCCGGGCATTCATTGGAGAGAATGCGCTGTCCATAGATATGATCAACATTGAACCTCTGGATGATCTACATCATCCGCAGGGCATGATTAAAGAGGCACAGGACCTTGCAGCAGAAGCGTTTGGTGCAGACTATACATTCTTCTCTGTCCAGGGGACCTCCGGTGCGATCATGACGATGATCATGAGCGTGTGCCAGCCTGGAGATAAAATCATCGTCCCACGGAATGTCCATAAATCCATTACGACTGCTGTCATCCTTTCCGGTGCACGGCCGATTTTCGTACACCCGGAACTGGATGAACGCTTCGGTATATCCCACGGGGTCACTCCGGAGGCCGTGCAGAAAGCCATCGAAGCCCACCCCGATGCTAAAGGTGTACTCGTAATTAATCCTACGTATTTCGGTGTCACGGCGGATCTGAAGCAGATAGTAGAGATCGCTCACGGGTATGACATTCCCGTCCTTGTCGATGAAGCACACGGGGTCCATATCCACTTCCATGAGCGTCTGCCACTGTCTGCGATGCAGGCAGGTGCAGACCTCGCTGCAACCAGCGTCCATAAGCTCGGTGGATCGCTTACGCAAAGCTCCGTATTGAACCTTCGGGAAGGCCTTGTATCACATGAACGGGTTCAGACGATCCTTTCGATGCTCCATACGACATCAACTTCCTATATCCTGCTCGCTTCCTTAGATACAGCACGGAGACATCTAGCTGTCAACGGACGTAAGCTGATGGAAGAAACGCTCCGCCTGGCAGACGAAACAAGAACGAGGCTCAACGATATTCCATCCATTTACTGTCCTGGAGAGGAGATCCTCACGAGTCATGCCACAGTGGACTACGATCCTACGAAGCTGATCATATCCGTTAAGAAACTTGGTATGTCGGGTTACGACGTGGAAGTATGGCTGCGGGAACACTACGCGATCGAAGTCGAACTCTCCGATCTTTACAATATTTTGTGTATCATCACCCCGGGCGACCGGGAAGAGGATGTCGACAAATTGATCGACGCCCTCTGTCAATTGGCTGAGGAGCGTTCCTCTGCCGTCGAAGTGGCAAACGCTAAGGTGAAGGTGCCGGATATACCTGTACTTGCGATATCGCCGCGGGAAGCTTTTTACTCCACAACGGAGACCATGCCTTTGAAAGAGGCTGTCGGACGAATCAGTGCCGAATTCGTTATGGTGTACCCTCCAGGCATTCCGATTTTCATCCCTGGTGAGATCATTACCAAAGAGAACGTCGATTACATTCACGAGAATATGGAAGCTGGTCTCCCTGTACAGGGTCCTGAGGATGACACGTTGGAAACCATCCACGTTATCAGGGAACAGAAAGCATTTCAATAA
- a CDS encoding UPF0223 family protein, with protein sequence MSYTYPIDEVHWSKEEIIDVVNFYSLVEKAYENGVKQEELLLAYTRFKQIVPSKSEEKTLCGKFEKESGYSCYRTVKEARSKHPEDKVKM encoded by the coding sequence ATGAGTTATACGTATCCAATCGATGAAGTTCACTGGTCCAAGGAGGAAATCATCGATGTTGTCAATTTTTACAGTTTAGTTGAGAAAGCATACGAGAACGGGGTGAAGCAGGAGGAACTGCTCCTTGCTTATACGAGATTCAAACAGATCGTCCCTTCGAAAAGTGAAGAGAAGACGCTTTGCGGCAAATTTGAGAAAGAATCCGGCTATTCCTGTTACCGGACGGTGAAGGAAGCGCGTTCCAAGCATCCGGAAGATAAAGTGAAGATGTAA
- a CDS encoding arylamine N-acetyltransferase family protein, with amino-acid sequence MEVERYLKRIHVNRLEAPSLSFLSRLQDQHMLHVPFENLDVIRQVPIELHIPSFYDKVVLRRRGGFCYELNGLFHWLLGKAGYEARLISATVKQPDGDWALEDSHAAIIVCLDGSEYLVDVGFGDSTRRPLRLSGEVSRDVSGDYRVDKCGKAFYLQRKKNDSEEWQTLYRFLSRGRKLDDFHKACEYNQTSPSSPFTGKDIATIASADGRLTISGNTLIQTTRFGRERTGIEEEEKKLLLQNEFGMSSF; translated from the coding sequence ATGGAAGTAGAGCGTTATTTAAAGCGTATTCATGTAAACAGGTTGGAGGCACCCTCTTTGTCCTTCCTGAGCAGACTTCAGGATCAACATATGCTTCATGTCCCTTTCGAGAACTTGGATGTCATCCGTCAAGTTCCAATTGAACTGCATATACCATCCTTTTATGATAAAGTTGTTCTCCGCAGAAGGGGAGGATTTTGTTATGAACTGAATGGTCTATTTCATTGGCTGCTCGGAAAGGCGGGGTATGAAGCGCGGTTGATCAGTGCCACAGTGAAGCAGCCGGATGGGGATTGGGCTCTAGAGGACAGCCATGCCGCTATCATCGTGTGCCTGGATGGATCGGAGTATTTGGTTGATGTTGGATTCGGAGATTCTACGAGGAGGCCGCTTCGCCTGAGCGGGGAGGTTTCAAGAGACGTGAGCGGGGATTACCGCGTCGATAAGTGCGGGAAAGCATTCTATCTGCAGAGAAAGAAAAATGACTCAGAGGAGTGGCAGACGCTGTACCGTTTTTTGTCCAGAGGAAGAAAATTAGACGATTTCCATAAGGCCTGCGAGTATAACCAGACCTCCCCTTCTTCTCCTTTCACAGGTAAGGATATCGCTACGATTGCTTCAGCTGACGGCAGACTGACTATTTCCGGAAATACCTTGATACAAACAACCCGTTTCGGCAGAGAAAGAACCGGGATCGAGGAGGAAGAGAAGAAGCTGCTTCTTCAGAACGAGTTCGGCATGTCTTCTTTTTGA
- a CDS encoding YlaI family protein, giving the protein MRVQCVICDKIEKIDSYCLQAKRLRNRRIHTYMCQSCHDRIEKNTKKRLASGSFRFQKERKKEKHLS; this is encoded by the coding sequence ATGCGTGTACAATGCGTGATATGCGACAAGATTGAAAAAATCGACAGTTATTGTTTACAGGCGAAGCGATTGAGAAACAGGCGGATTCACACGTACATGTGTCAATCATGCCACGATCGCATTGAAAAAAACACGAAAAAACGGCTCGCTTCCGGTTCTTTCCGCTTTCAAAAGGAGAGAAAGAAAGAGAAGCATTTAAGCTGA
- a CDS encoding YlaH-like family protein: MRDMSTLPVPADLWPVADFFFRGLGSEVNLNDETEVGMLFRSFLLLYLTVVLLAIATFKLGFARKLPVLKTIVVYGVLVIGTFILTLLLGLNLPIPESLMVAALILGVYRVRLHRERRERAGREPS; encoded by the coding sequence ATGAGGGACATGTCTACATTACCGGTCCCCGCCGATCTGTGGCCGGTAGCGGATTTCTTCTTCCGGGGGCTGGGAAGTGAAGTCAACTTGAATGATGAAACAGAAGTGGGAATGTTGTTTCGTTCGTTTTTATTATTATATTTGACCGTCGTGTTGCTGGCGATCGCGACTTTCAAGCTTGGATTCGCAAGAAAACTGCCTGTATTGAAGACGATTGTCGTATACGGGGTGCTCGTCATCGGTACCTTCATACTGACTCTTCTGTTAGGGTTGAACTTGCCGATTCCGGAAAGTCTGATGGTGGCAGCCCTTATTCTCGGTGTTTACCGTGTTCGTCTTCACAGGGAACGCAGGGAAAGAGCCGGGAGAGAGCCGTCCTGA
- a CDS encoding inositol monophosphatase family protein — MDQQMKNKIYDHAKAWIYEAGENIRAGIDSPRSIETKSNPNDLVTEMDQQTEKFFAEKIKETYPDHLLFGEEGFGDDIKDLSGTVWIVDPIDGTMNFVHQKRNFAISIGIYSEGTGEIGLIYNVMEDTLYAAKRGEGSYKNETRLPQLSGERPLNQSILALNTTWLLPENPYVEHKGMENLVKKLRSTRSYGSAALEFAFMAEGIMDGYLTMSLMPWDYAAGAILVNEVGGTVTKADGSPLDLLNKTTVLASRANIHEEILEGYVLLK; from the coding sequence ATGGATCAACAGATGAAGAATAAGATTTATGATCATGCGAAGGCATGGATCTATGAAGCAGGCGAAAACATCCGGGCTGGAATCGATTCACCTAGATCCATCGAAACGAAATCAAACCCGAATGACCTGGTAACCGAAATGGACCAACAGACGGAGAAATTTTTTGCGGAGAAAATAAAAGAAACCTATCCGGACCACCTGCTTTTCGGAGAAGAAGGCTTCGGAGATGATATCAAAGATTTGTCCGGAACGGTATGGATCGTCGACCCGATTGACGGTACGATGAATTTCGTTCACCAGAAAAGGAATTTTGCTATTTCCATCGGAATCTATTCAGAAGGTACCGGTGAAATAGGCTTGATCTATAACGTGATGGAAGATACTTTGTATGCAGCAAAGCGTGGGGAAGGGTCGTATAAGAACGAAACCCGTCTCCCACAATTGAGCGGGGAACGTCCATTAAACCAGTCGATCCTGGCCTTAAATACGACGTGGCTCCTACCTGAGAATCCCTACGTGGAACATAAAGGGATGGAGAACCTTGTTAAGAAATTGCGGAGCACAAGGTCTTACGGCTCTGCTGCTTTGGAATTCGCATTCATGGCGGAGGGAATTATGGACGGTTATTTGACGATGTCTCTTATGCCTTGGGATTACGCTGCCGGTGCCATCCTCGTTAATGAAGTGGGAGGGACCGTAACGAAAGCGGACGGGTCACCTCTTGATTTGTTAAATAAAACGACTGTCCTTGCATCAAGAGCGAACATTCATGAAGAAATTCTTGAAGGATATGTCCTTTTGAAATAA
- a CDS encoding TcaA 3rd/4th domain-containing protein codes for MKKKIIFVALPVLAVLVFVVIQMSKPSPSDVLTDFKEAVEAEDSDRLFDMVELEDDIEWSKEDAESMITYFKQNEDDWSGQMEVLNRQAAAYQSKGDTSVSAGANELANGGFYMKKEDGLFGAAYAIKAAGFHLDLQAPEDAEITFKDAEIDMSNKETKRLGTFGPGVYTIHGSKQYEYTKVSEDKAVTLFEQGDYSQAVQMDLTGEKVTVTSQTPETKVKVEGKDTEQTINETLAVGPIGEGMTVQGFKEFPWGEATSKSFVVGEDEYTDVGKGFAKLEGYDLTPDPVVGDAMKKAVVSAINRFAEEEVKAKKEQDVEILTNISDPLEKDYIVQIQDFDEEITLKEKPLERG; via the coding sequence ATGAAGAAAAAAATCATATTCGTTGCTTTACCGGTACTGGCGGTTCTTGTCTTTGTCGTCATTCAAATGAGCAAGCCGTCCCCTTCTGACGTGTTGACGGATTTTAAGGAAGCGGTCGAGGCGGAAGATTCAGATCGGCTGTTCGACATGGTCGAGCTCGAAGATGACATCGAGTGGAGTAAAGAAGACGCAGAAAGTATGATTACATATTTTAAGCAAAATGAAGATGATTGGTCTGGTCAAATGGAAGTATTAAACAGGCAGGCAGCTGCGTACCAATCGAAAGGCGATACATCGGTTTCAGCCGGTGCAAACGAGTTGGCTAACGGTGGATTTTATATGAAGAAGGAAGATGGCCTTTTTGGAGCTGCGTATGCGATAAAGGCGGCTGGGTTTCATCTGGATCTGCAGGCTCCTGAAGATGCTGAGATTACTTTCAAGGATGCCGAGATCGATATGTCAAACAAGGAAACGAAGCGGCTTGGTACGTTCGGACCCGGAGTTTATACGATTCATGGCTCTAAACAATATGAATATACAAAGGTTTCCGAAGACAAAGCAGTGACGTTGTTTGAACAAGGGGATTATTCGCAGGCCGTTCAAATGGATTTGACAGGAGAGAAGGTTACTGTCACGTCTCAGACACCGGAAACTAAAGTGAAAGTAGAAGGAAAAGACACGGAGCAAACAATTAACGAGACGCTTGCCGTTGGTCCCATTGGAGAAGGAATGACGGTTCAAGGATTCAAGGAGTTCCCGTGGGGAGAGGCAACAAGTAAATCGTTTGTGGTCGGGGAGGATGAATACACCGATGTGGGAAAAGGTTTCGCTAAGTTGGAAGGGTATGATCTGACTCCCGATCCTGTGGTAGGCGATGCGATGAAAAAGGCAGTAGTTTCTGCCATCAACCGGTTCGCTGAGGAGGAAGTAAAGGCCAAGAAAGAACAAGATGTGGAGATACTTACTAATATCAGTGATCCATTGGAAAAGGACTACATCGTCCAAATTCAAGATTTTGATGAGGAAATTACTTTGAAGGAAAAGCCCTTGGAACGCGGATAG
- a CDS encoding YktB family protein, producing MSTFHGFTQEDFDVFSIPGLENRMEALRGRISPKLEAIATDLAPDVTAMTGDEMFVHVAKHARRKTNPPNDTWAALASNKRGYKKLPHFQIGLWETHVFIWFAVIYESPIKEDFGRKLEHSKAAILKEIPDDFVWSIDHTKPDAIPHSEVDEEKFLSMTERLQSVKKAEILCGRHLERGDLRLKDGEAFLELCRETFQTLEPLYQATKQLA from the coding sequence ATGAGTACGTTCCACGGATTCACCCAGGAAGATTTCGACGTCTTTTCCATTCCAGGACTTGAAAATAGAATGGAGGCATTGCGGGGCAGGATTTCCCCGAAACTGGAAGCGATTGCTACAGACCTTGCCCCTGATGTGACTGCTATGACTGGTGACGAGATGTTCGTTCACGTTGCGAAGCATGCCCGCCGGAAAACGAACCCGCCGAACGATACGTGGGCAGCCCTTGCATCCAACAAACGCGGCTATAAAAAGCTGCCGCATTTTCAAATCGGCTTGTGGGAAACCCACGTGTTCATCTGGTTTGCCGTCATCTACGAGAGCCCGATTAAAGAGGACTTCGGAAGAAAGCTCGAGCATAGTAAAGCAGCTATCTTAAAGGAAATACCGGATGATTTCGTCTGGTCGATCGATCATACGAAACCGGACGCCATCCCTCACAGCGAGGTCGATGAGGAGAAGTTCTTAAGCATGACAGAGCGGCTTCAGTCTGTGAAGAAAGCGGAGATTCTCTGCGGCCGCCATTTGGAACGGGGGGACTTGCGCTTGAAGGATGGGGAAGCTTTCCTCGAATTGTGCAGAGAGACGTTCCAAACGCTTGAACCACTCTACCAGGCAACGAAACAGTTGGCCTGA
- a CDS encoding DUF5325 family protein yields MKNFQWSNGFLALLVILSFVAVGFALGQQVFWLAGAFFLLGFAIMSVGLRRKRKLQQEHA; encoded by the coding sequence GTGAAGAATTTTCAATGGAGCAACGGCTTTTTGGCCCTGCTTGTCATCTTGTCCTTTGTCGCTGTCGGGTTTGCCTTAGGCCAGCAGGTCTTCTGGCTTGCGGGTGCCTTTTTCCTGCTCGGCTTCGCGATCATGAGCGTCGGCCTGCGAAGAAAACGTAAACTACAGCAGGAACACGCATAA